The genomic interval CCCAAAGCAAAAATTCCATCTTTCTCGATCAGGGTTGCCGTCGCAGCATCGCCAAAAAGCAAGGCAGTATTAGCATCCTCCGGATCTACAATCCTGGAATAGGGGTCCGCGGTTATCAGAACACCTCGGTTCAAATCCGTTTTTTGCATAAAACCAGCAAGTATATTAAGTCCATAGACGTAACCGGAACAACCCAAGGACACATCAAAAGCCGCACATCGAGATGCACAAGCAAGCTTGGAGTGAACAATTGCGGATGTATGCGGCAGCCCTTCTAGATCCGGCGTCTGTGTGCAAAGACATAGACAATCCAGATCTTCGACTTCCAAACGGCACTTGCGCAACAGTCGCCGAACAGCAGCCACTGCCAGATCAGATGTCTGAAGCTCTTTGGCAAGAACCGGCAAAAATCGAGCTCCAATTTTTTCTTTAATAAAGGAAGCGTCTCTTCCCAATCCCTTAGCTTGTTCCAAATTATCCCGTTTTGTCTCAGGGACATAATGTGCTATTGCTTTAATACCTAGCATTTTAAGAAAGACTGAAACCTATCCAGCCGATCTCAACACCATCTTCTACAATGGAGGACCTTGTATATCTACCACCAAGATTTTGTTTCAATGCAATCGAATAGGAATCGGCTGTTTCTTTTAAGGGCCGCGTCAATGCAAGCTGAACAAAAACCCACTTCTTTACACTGGGCAATAGCTTATAATGCAAGGCTTTCGTTAACGCCACAATTTCTTCGATGCTGGAATACCCTCCTCGTTCTAGCTGCGATATAGATGCATCCCCCCAAACTGATCTAGAAATAATTTTTTCCTCATGATAGTCATATCGGCCACAAATATCCCGATCAGATTGTACCAAGATTCCACCAATCATTTGGCCGCTTTTGTTCATAGCCTTGAAACGCCCCATTTGGTCACCTGTCACTTCATGATCATCCGCCAGGATACACACATCGATCTGACGCCGGGCGAAGGAGCGATATTCAATGTGCGAAACAAAAAAGCTGTTCCCCATAACTTTTCTTATTGCCTGATTGACCGCATTGTATATATCAGGGCCTTGCAGATAATCGCGCCCCCCCTTGAACTTGAGGGTCAAAGGAATATTTACAGGCCCACCGTCTCTCATAGCATCCATCGAATCACCTCAAAAGCTTCCGCATATCCCCCCTCCAACTGACCGCCTCGCGTCACAGCCATGGAGCGAATCATGTCTCCCTGAAAATATGCACGGTGTTTCTGGGACTCGTAAGCATTAAGCGCATCCATCTTGGCGGCAACATGCCTTTCATCAAGACGCTCAAAAGAATTGGTCGCGAAATTGATATTATTCCAAGGCTCCTCATAGCAGAGAATGGATTGCTTCTTGAACGCTCTAAGAGCCTCGCGTGCCACGGTCTGATGATCCTGATGAATATCATTCAATGAGGGGCAGAAGACAACATTCGGCCGGAAATCCTCCCTAATTTTAAGCATGACCTCCAAGATATCCTGTCGGCGCTCTGGAAAGTGGCGAACCTCGAAATCAAACAGAAGCAGATCGCGATCCGCATCAAGCCCCAAACGTCGAACAGCTTCCCGCACTTCTCGCTTCAAAACATCCGGATCACGCCCGGGAACAGATTTCTGACACGAAGAAAAAACCACATAAAGAATCTCATGCCCAAGCTCGGCACGCTTGGCAATTGTTCCGCCACAACCTAATTCGCCATCATCAGTATGGGGGCCCAAAACCAGTATCCTATCTCTATCTTTCATATACCCACCCTAAGCATTTGCTGCCACTCTAGCAGCTTCCTTGTAGGCGGCAATTACATCAGATGCAGAGCCATCCATCATCAAACGCCCACCGTCCAACCACAAACATCGGTTACAATATCGTTCCAATGTGCCCAATTGATGCGTAGCCAGAACGAGCGCTCCATCATCTCGGATATGCTCAAACACATTCCCAGCCTTCACACGAAATCGCTCATCACCAACTCCAATCACTTCATCAAGAAGCAGTATATCTGGCTTAATATGAATGGAAACCGCAAATCCAAGTCGAGCCTTCATGCCAGAAGAATAAGTCCTGACTGGCGCATAGATAAACTCACCCAGCTCACAAAATGAAAGAATATCCTCCAATATCTCATCAACCTGCTCAGGAGACAACCCAAGAATTGCACCGCGAAGATAGATATTCTCCATACCGGAAAGATCCGGTTTAATCCCCGTAGTCAGATTTAGCAAAGCAGCCACACTCCCTCTTCTGACAATCTCTCCTTGATCAGGATGATCAATCCCGGCCAAATGACGCAGCAAGGTGCTTTTCCCCGCGCCATTCCTTCCCACCAAACCAATTCGGTCGCCAGCCCGAACATCAAAGGAAATTTGATTCAGTGCAGCATATCGCTTTGAGTAAACATTCTCCTTTCGCAACAGCCATGAGTAAAAACCATGCGCCGACCGTTTAAGCGCCCCTTTCATACCTCCTTCAAAAGAATACTGAATAGGGTAATAGCTGACGACATTTCTACATTCTATCAGCTTTTCAGAGCCCCTAGACATATTTACTCACCTGCCATTCATGTTTTGTGAAGAAGTAAAGACCAATTACAAATAGGGAAACACAAACCGTGCTATAATAAGCAGCCTGCCAAAAGGCAACGCCATCCTCACCTATAAGGCAGTATCTAGATATCTCAACTGATATGGATACCGGATTCATAAAGTAGACATCCCGAAATCGCTCCGGGATAAAACTTGCCGAATACATGACCGGGGAAAGATAGAATAACAGTCGATTCACGTGCTGGGTAATATTAGTCAGATCACGAACACGGGCACCGAGAACGGAAAGTAACATCACTACCCCAACAGAACCCAATATGGTTACCATCATAAAAAAAGGAAAATAAAATAAATGCTCATTCGGCCAAACTCCGAACAACCACATCAAGCCGATCAATAGCATCAACTGAATCCCCATTTCATACAACCCTCTGAACACAACCGGGCCGACCACAACAATTCTCGGAAATGCAGATGTCTTGATCATACCTGCATTGACAACAAACAGTGCTGGGCCAGCGCTGATGGCCTTGGTTATGAACTGATATACCATGAACCCACATAAAAAAAACAAAGGGAACCCTTCTATACTTCGGCGAAAAACGATTTCCACCATGAAATAGAAGATGCACATCTGAATAATAGGGTTTATGACATGCCATAATTCCCCAAGCATATTTGAACGCTTCTCACTGCGGATCGAATAGATAGTTAATGCCCAAGCGAGGTGCCGCCATGTCCAAAAATGTTTTATCTGTTTCAACATGCTGCCTCTCCGATCGGCTGATCAGTTTGAGTCAAAGGCTTACCAAAAAGCAATCGCTCATACATTCGCACATATACCCTTTCATATTTTTGAACTTCTTTCTGCCAGTTTATTTCGTTAGCGGCTGCTTCAAGACAGTTCTTGCTGAGCCTGTCGCGTTCCCACGGAGAACTAATCAAATAATTTACTGCATCAGCAATACATTCGGGCCTGTTATCTTGTATAAGAAGCCCCACATCAAAAGTTCGAATGAAACTTGCCTTTTCTGGATGATCAATAGAAATGATTGGAACGCCAGATTGGACATAGCTAAACATTTTGTTTGACAAGCCGTAATAATAAGAAAGGACAGATGTTGGCGTAGTAATCACACCAACGTAAGCATCTTGAAGAAGGCATGGAAGTTTATCGGGGGGGACGGGGTCCAAAATATAAACCTTCTTGTTTAACACCCCCATTTCTGAAGCTATGCGCTTGAGGTGTTCATCGTACCCTCGGCTTGGCCCCATTATTACAACCACGGCCGATTCATCCATTAGTGTTGCAGCCCTTAGCAACTCTTCAAGACCACGCCCATTTGTTATCAACCCTGCATAAACGACAATCCTCATCTCGTTCTCAACACCAATCAAATCATGAAAAGAATGGTCGTCATCAGATTTTTCAAATTTAACTAATGGCTGAATATTCCTGACGACAATGGGGGCATTCCGCAACCTATATCTTTGTTTTAAAACACGAGCAATCTCATTTGATACAGTTACAACCTCGGCCGCCCTTCTGGCATAGAATTGTTCTAGCGCCCTAATGTAAGCCCGCTGCAATAGACTTTTCCGATTCGGAAAACTCTCATCATAAAGCTCATGAGAATCATACACAAAGTTTGAGCCAACTATTTTTGACGAGAGATATGTTACGCCTAACGTATCCCAATCATTAGCTTGGTAAACGTCTGCTTGCAAATAAAGCGCCTTCTCTAGGTAGTTTAGGCGACGAACATATTGGGGAATCAAATTATTAAATTTTCTTCTTATCAATCGAGCTAGAGGCTTAAGTGATCTATTTAATTTGCCAAAAACAAAAAACAAGATCTTAGATGCCAAAAAACCAATAAACAAAAATGGGGCAAGAAAAACGCCGGCAGAAAGCAATACAACTACCTTTAACTTCTGTCCGGGAGTAAAGGCCACCTCCTCCCGCAAAGCTTCTTCGAGCTCGTCCTCGCTATGAGCTGATTTTCTTTGAATAAGGTTTTTAGGATAAACCAGGCGGATCATGCGCATTAGCTTTGAAACCTTTCCTCTAAAGCTTGATTCTTGGACAAAATTAACCCGCACGACTCGGATCACATTTCCGACACTGCGGCCGACCCAGTCCGAACGACCGCTAAGAGCCAGCGGAATCCGAACTAGCAGCCGACCCAATGTTGCCAATAGGGGGGATCGCCCGTCAGTACGATGCACCTTAACTCCATTGATTACTTCAAAAGCTTTATGAGTTGCATCGCTCTTCAATGCCACGACATGAACATCAAACC from Gammaproteobacteria bacterium carries:
- a CDS encoding ketoacyl-ACP synthase III, with protein sequence MLGIKAIAHYVPETKRDNLEQAKGLGRDASFIKEKIGARFLPVLAKELQTSDLAVAAVRRLLRKCRLEVEDLDCLCLCTQTPDLEGLPHTSAIVHSKLACASRCAAFDVSLGCSGYVYGLNILAGFMQKTDLNRGVLITADPYSRIVDPEDANTALLFGDAATATLIEKDGIFALGAATFATDGGRMDVLHKKNGRLHMNGRQVFNFAATEVPRQVAQLLSASSLSKDEIDLFIFHQGSKFIVETLARKMRLPSEKVPIMLNNTGNTVSSSIPLILEKYLNREDCRTLLLSGFGVGLSVASMILWRNE
- a CDS encoding PIG-L family deacetylase, which gives rise to MKDRDRILVLGPHTDDGELGCGGTIAKRAELGHEILYVVFSSCQKSVPGRDPDVLKREVREAVRRLGLDADRDLLLFDFEVRHFPERRQDILEVMLKIREDFRPNVVFCPSLNDIHQDHQTVAREALRAFKKQSILCYEEPWNNINFATNSFERLDERHVAAKMDALNAYESQKHRAYFQGDMIRSMAVTRGGQLEGGYAEAFEVIRWML
- a CDS encoding ABC transporter ATP-binding protein — translated: MSRGSEKLIECRNVVSYYPIQYSFEGGMKGALKRSAHGFYSWLLRKENVYSKRYAALNQISFDVRAGDRIGLVGRNGAGKSTLLRHLAGIDHPDQGEIVRRGSVAALLNLTTGIKPDLSGMENIYLRGAILGLSPEQVDEILEDILSFCELGEFIYAPVRTYSSGMKARLGFAVSIHIKPDILLLDEVIGVGDERFRVKAGNVFEHIRDDGALVLATHQLGTLERYCNRCLWLDGGRLMMDGSASDVIAAYKEAARVAANA
- a CDS encoding glycosyltransferase; this translates as MRVCHILTNPYSYDNRVRKECEHLVSMGFDVHVVALKSDATHKAFEVINGVKVHRTDGRSPLLATLGRLLVRIPLALSGRSDWVGRSVGNVIRVVRVNFVQESSFRGKVSKLMRMIRLVYPKNLIQRKSAHSEDELEEALREEVAFTPGQKLKVVVLLSAGVFLAPFLFIGFLASKILFFVFGKLNRSLKPLARLIRRKFNNLIPQYVRRLNYLEKALYLQADVYQANDWDTLGVTYLSSKIVGSNFVYDSHELYDESFPNRKSLLQRAYIRALEQFYARRAAEVVTVSNEIARVLKQRYRLRNAPIVVRNIQPLVKFEKSDDDHSFHDLIGVENEMRIVVYAGLITNGRGLEELLRAATLMDESAVVVIMGPSRGYDEHLKRIASEMGVLNKKVYILDPVPPDKLPCLLQDAYVGVITTPTSVLSYYYGLSNKMFSYVQSGVPIISIDHPEKASFIRTFDVGLLIQDNRPECIADAVNYLISSPWERDRLSKNCLEAAANEINWQKEVQKYERVYVRMYERLLFGKPLTQTDQPIGEAAC